One Paraburkholderia agricolaris DNA segment encodes these proteins:
- a CDS encoding LysR family transcriptional regulator codes for MELHQLEAFSAVMSAGSITGAGRLLERSQPAVTRQIQELEADLGYALFNRNGPRVTPTHRAFLLYEEVERSLVGLKTIEQRARAIGLGEAEPLRVAATPALAASIVPPAIAMLPPLGHAPQFQLRSLSAEHVVHEVLTRTADIGLVTLPIGHAELDIHWIAEAPCVALVQSGDPLATLPHIALRDLAKRRIVTVANRFRLRHRIDAAFAAARIAADVFLETNASLNAVMAARAGACVAIVDPATGLGLPIEGVTARPLDCAIPFFFGVVTPAGKPRRAAVDALLQAIEHATRELLDGVVLHPAQQHDALLQRETRAPRTRTKHPEHTA; via the coding sequence ATGGAGCTGCATCAACTCGAAGCCTTTTCGGCGGTCATGTCCGCCGGCAGCATCACCGGTGCGGGACGTTTGCTCGAACGCTCGCAGCCGGCCGTCACACGCCAGATTCAGGAGCTCGAAGCGGATCTCGGCTATGCGCTGTTCAATCGCAACGGCCCGCGTGTCACGCCGACGCATCGTGCGTTTCTGCTTTACGAAGAAGTCGAGCGTTCGCTGGTCGGACTGAAGACCATCGAGCAGCGGGCGCGCGCCATCGGTCTCGGCGAAGCGGAACCGCTGCGTGTGGCGGCCACGCCCGCGCTGGCCGCGTCGATCGTGCCACCTGCCATCGCGATGCTGCCGCCGCTCGGCCACGCGCCGCAATTCCAGTTACGCAGCCTGTCGGCGGAACACGTCGTGCATGAAGTGCTGACCCGCACCGCGGATATCGGTCTGGTCACCTTGCCCATCGGGCATGCGGAGCTCGACATCCACTGGATCGCCGAGGCGCCTTGCGTGGCACTGGTGCAGAGCGGCGACCCGCTCGCCACACTGCCCCATATCGCGCTGCGCGATCTGGCGAAGCGGCGCATCGTCACCGTGGCGAACCGTTTCCGGCTACGGCATCGGATCGACGCAGCGTTCGCGGCCGCGCGCATCGCCGCCGACGTGTTTCTCGAAACCAATGCATCGTTGAACGCGGTGATGGCCGCTCGCGCGGGCGCCTGCGTCGCAATCGTCGACCCCGCCACCGGACTCGGCCTGCCTATCGAAGGCGTGACGGCGCGGCCGCTCGATTGCGCGATTCCTTTCTTCTTCGGCGTCGTCACGCCGGCGGGCAAACCGCGTCGCGCCGCCGTCGACGCGTTGCTGCAAGCCATCGAACATGCGACCCGCGAACTGCTCGACGGTGTGGTCCTGCATCCGGCCCAGCAACACGACGCACTGCTGCAACGCGAAACGCGTGCCCCTCGTACGCGCACCAAACATCCGGAACACACAGCATGA